A region from the Sulfitobacter sp. D7 genome encodes:
- a CDS encoding NAD(P)/FAD-dependent oxidoreductase: protein MNLLYANDTPGQYPTSWYAATATKHTAYPPLQGDAKADVCVVGGGYTGLSAALHLAEAGYDVVLLDAQRVGFGASGRNGGQLGSGQRVEQDGLEKMLGQEHASKLWEMGQEAKALVKSLIEKHEIDCHLKPGVAWTGSTASDVRHLHEYAEHLQKHYGYDEIEVLDHAALQSVCPSPDYKGGVLDMGAAHLHPLNYALGLARAAAAAGVRIHETSPAENIVEGSKALVQTATGSVSADHVVLACNGYLGKLNGDVAARVMPINNFIAATEPLGDRVNDVLPRDVAVADSRFVVNYFRLSHDGRLLFGGGESYGYRFPQDIAAKVRKPMSQVFPQLKDVKIDYAWGGTLGITMKRLPYVARLAPNILSASGYSGHGVGTATHAGYLMAKAIEGDAAGFDTMAAIPTQAFPGGASLRSPLLVLAMLWYATRDRLGL, encoded by the coding sequence ATGAACCTGCTTTACGCCAACGACACGCCCGGCCAGTACCCCACCAGCTGGTATGCCGCCACCGCCACGAAGCACACGGCCTACCCGCCGCTTCAGGGGGACGCAAAAGCCGACGTATGTGTGGTTGGCGGGGGCTATACCGGCCTTTCGGCAGCACTGCATCTGGCCGAGGCGGGCTATGACGTGGTGCTTTTGGACGCGCAGCGCGTGGGCTTCGGTGCGTCGGGCCGCAACGGCGGGCAGTTGGGGTCGGGCCAGCGGGTTGAACAGGACGGTCTGGAGAAGATGCTGGGTCAAGAGCACGCCAGCAAGCTTTGGGAGATGGGGCAAGAGGCCAAGGCGCTGGTCAAATCGTTGATCGAAAAGCATGAGATTGACTGCCATCTGAAACCCGGCGTGGCATGGACAGGATCGACCGCCTCGGACGTGCGGCACTTGCACGAGTATGCAGAGCATCTGCAAAAGCACTACGGCTATGATGAGATCGAGGTGCTGGATCACGCCGCGCTGCAATCGGTTTGCCCCTCGCCCGACTACAAAGGCGGTGTGCTGGATATGGGTGCGGCGCATCTGCATCCGCTGAACTATGCGCTCGGCCTTGCCCGCGCCGCCGCCGCCGCGGGGGTGCGCATTCATGAGACAAGCCCCGCCGAGAATATCGTCGAAGGCAGCAAGGCACTGGTGCAGACCGCCACCGGCAGCGTTTCTGCCGACCATGTGGTGCTGGCCTGCAACGGCTATCTGGGCAAGTTGAACGGCGACGTGGCCGCGCGGGTCATGCCGATCAACAACTTCATTGCCGCGACCGAACCCTTGGGCGACCGCGTAAACGATGTGCTGCCCCGCGACGTGGCGGTGGCTGACAGCCGGTTCGTGGTGAATTACTTCCGGCTGTCGCACGACGGGCGCCTGCTTTTCGGGGGGGGCGAAAGCTATGGCTACCGGTTCCCGCAGGACATCGCCGCTAAGGTGCGCAAACCGATGTCGCAGGTCTTTCCGCAGTTGAAGGATGTGAAGATCGACTATGCTTGGGGCGGCACCTTGGGCATCACGATGAAGCGCCTGCCCTATGTCGCGCGGCTGGCGCCGAACATCTTATCGGCTTCCGGCTATTCTGGCCACGGGGTCGGCACCGCGACCCATGCGGGCTATCTGATGGCCAAGGCGATCGAGGGCGATGCTGCTGGGTTCGACACGATGGCCGCGATCCCGACGCAGGCATTTCCGGGTGGCGCCTCTCTGCGCAGCCCGCTGCTGGTGCTGGCCATGCTTTGGTATGCGACGCGGGATCGGCTGGGTCTTTGA
- a CDS encoding glutamine synthetase family protein, with translation MAEDWTEALPEAARAYLEGRRLDEVECIIPDLPGIARGKAVPASKFARQDYFHLPDSIFYQTITGEWGEAAGDDGFIEKDMILRPDMDTATAAPWTGDWTLQVIHDAFDRNNEPVPYSPRNVLKRVVQLYRDKGWEPVVAPEMEFFLVARNIDPAKEIQPMMGRSGRPAAARQAYSMTAVDEFGPVIDDIYDFAEAQGFEIDGITQEGGAGQLEINLQHGDPVRLADEVFYFKRLIREAAMRHECYATFMAKPIADEPGSAMHIHHSVLDVKTGENIFVDADGEETAPFKHFIAGLQNHMPSALAVIAPYVNSYRRYVKDHAAPINLEWGRDNRTTGIRVPLSGPKSRRVENRLAGMDCNPYLGIAASLACGYLGLIQQKDPLPEFKGDAYVGEGDIPQVLGQALDLFEEATELHEALGPDFARVYSIVKRAEYEEFLQVISPWEREHLLMNV, from the coding sequence ATGGCCGAGGATTGGACAGAAGCACTACCCGAAGCGGCGCGCGCCTATCTTGAGGGCCGGCGTCTGGACGAAGTGGAATGTATCATCCCCGACCTGCCCGGCATCGCCCGCGGCAAGGCTGTCCCGGCGTCGAAATTCGCGCGGCAGGATTACTTTCACCTGCCCGACAGCATCTTTTACCAGACCATCACCGGTGAATGGGGCGAAGCGGCAGGCGACGATGGGTTCATTGAAAAAGACATGATCCTGCGCCCGGATATGGACACGGCCACCGCCGCCCCATGGACCGGCGACTGGACACTTCAGGTGATCCACGACGCTTTCGACCGCAACAATGAGCCAGTGCCCTATTCGCCGCGCAATGTGCTTAAACGGGTGGTGCAACTGTACCGCGACAAGGGATGGGAGCCTGTGGTGGCCCCTGAGATGGAATTTTTCCTTGTGGCCCGCAACATCGACCCGGCCAAGGAAATTCAGCCGATGATGGGCCGCTCGGGCCGCCCCGCAGCGGCGCGGCAGGCCTATTCGATGACCGCCGTGGATGAGTTCGGCCCCGTCATCGACGACATCTATGACTTTGCCGAGGCACAGGGTTTTGAGATTGACGGCATCACCCAAGAAGGCGGTGCTGGCCAGCTTGAGATCAACCTGCAGCACGGCGATCCGGTGCGTCTGGCCGATGAGGTCTTCTACTTCAAACGGCTGATCCGAGAAGCGGCGATGCGGCACGAGTGCTATGCCACCTTCATGGCCAAACCCATCGCCGATGAGCCGGGCAGCGCGATGCACATCCACCACTCGGTGCTGGACGTGAAAACCGGCGAAAACATCTTTGTCGATGCGGATGGGGAAGAGACTGCGCCCTTCAAGCACTTCATCGCCGGGCTGCAAAACCACATGCCCTCGGCGCTGGCCGTGATCGCGCCCTACGTCAACTCCTACCGCCGCTACGTCAAGGATCACGCCGCGCCGATCAACCTTGAGTGGGGCCGCGACAACCGGACCACAGGCATCCGCGTGCCGCTCTCGGGGCCAAAATCGCGCCGGGTTGAGAACCGCCTTGCGGGGATGGATTGCAACCCCTACCTCGGCATCGCCGCCAGCCTCGCCTGCGGCTATCTGGGATTGATCCAGCAAAAAGACCCGCTGCCCGAATTCAAGGGCGACGCCTATGTCGGCGAAGGGGACATCCCCCAAGTTCTGGGCCAAGCGCTTGATCTGTTTGAAGAAGCCACGGAGCTGCATGAGGCTTTGGGGCCCGATTTCGCCCGCGTTTACTCCATCGTCAAGCGGGCCGAATACGAAGAGTTCCTTCAGGTCATCTCGCCCTGGGAACGTGAACATCTGCTGATGAACGTCTAA
- a CDS encoding glutamine synthetase family protein, producing MNNWLRKNPQVRTIRVAAADLNGQARGKRIPSRFADKVTTEGTRFPVSVLNLDIWGEDIDDSPLVFESGDADGVLKPTERGFMPMPWLDAPSALLPIWMFREDGRPYPGDPRHALRAVLDRYKARGLTPVCAVELEFFLIDDSGRNLQVPISPRSGKRRKAAETMSIRALDQFDLFFTDLYDACEEMDIPADTAISEAGLGQFEINLMHCDDALRAADDAWLFKMLVKGLARRHGFAASFMAKPYEDYSGSGLHTHFSVLDENGDNIFDDGGPKGTATLRHAVAGCMNAMRGSALVFCPHANSFDRMVPESHAPTGVCWAYENRTAAIRIPSGSHKARRIEHRVSGGDVNPYLMLAAVLGAALNGIEDGAEPPAPITGNAYAADLPRMPSDWKTAIDLFESCPHVARIFAPEMVRNFVLTKRQELHYMQELTPEEQVEIYLDTV from the coding sequence ATGAACAACTGGCTTCGCAAAAACCCTCAGGTCCGCACCATTCGTGTGGCCGCCGCCGACCTCAATGGCCAAGCCCGCGGCAAGCGCATTCCGTCGCGTTTTGCCGATAAGGTAACCACCGAAGGCACCCGCTTTCCGGTCTCGGTGCTGAACCTCGACATCTGGGGCGAGGATATCGACGACAGCCCGCTGGTGTTTGAGAGCGGCGATGCGGACGGCGTGCTGAAACCGACCGAGCGGGGCTTCATGCCGATGCCATGGCTCGACGCGCCCTCGGCCCTGCTGCCGATTTGGATGTTCCGCGAAGATGGCCGCCCCTACCCCGGCGATCCGCGCCACGCGCTGCGTGCCGTGCTTGACCGCTACAAAGCGCGCGGCCTCACGCCCGTCTGCGCGGTGGAACTGGAATTCTTCCTGATCGACGATTCGGGCCGCAACCTTCAGGTGCCGATCTCGCCCCGCTCGGGCAAACGACGCAAGGCGGCCGAGACCATGTCGATCCGCGCGCTCGACCAGTTCGATCTGTTCTTCACCGATCTCTATGACGCCTGCGAAGAGATGGACATCCCCGCCGATACCGCCATTTCCGAGGCGGGTCTGGGCCAGTTCGAAATCAACTTGATGCATTGCGACGATGCGCTGCGCGCCGCCGACGACGCATGGCTGTTCAAGATGCTGGTCAAAGGGCTGGCGCGGCGGCACGGCTTTGCCGCAAGCTTTATGGCGAAACCCTATGAGGATTACTCCGGCTCTGGCCTGCACACGCATTTTTCGGTGCTGGATGAAAATGGCGACAACATCTTTGACGATGGCGGGCCCAAGGGGACCGCCACGCTGCGCCACGCCGTGGCGGGCTGCATGAACGCGATGCGGGGCTCGGCGCTGGTGTTCTGTCCGCACGCCAACAGCTTTGACCGGATGGTGCCGGAATCCCATGCGCCCACCGGGGTATGCTGGGCCTATGAAAACCGCACCGCCGCGATCCGCATCCCTTCGGGCAGCCACAAGGCGCGGCGGATCGAACATCGGGTCTCTGGCGGCGACGTGAACCCCTATCTGATGCTGGCCGCCGTTCTGGGCGCGGCGCTTAACGGGATCGAAGATGGAGCAGAGCCGCCTGCCCCGATCACCGGCAACGCCTATGCCGCCGATCTGCCGCGCATGCCCAGCGATTGGAAAACCGCTATCGACTTGTTTGAAAGCTGCCCCCATGTCGCACGGATCTTTGCCCCCGAGATGGTCCGCAACTTCGTGCTGACGAAACGCCAAGAATTGCATTACATGCAGGAATTGACCCCAGAGGAACAGGTCGAGATCTATCTCGACACTGTGTAA
- a CDS encoding transporter substrate-binding domain-containing protein — MKKILLASAALSMTAGFAMAEAHGKTIRMGTEGAYPPYNFINDAGEVDGFERELGDELCKRAELTCEWVKNDWDSIIPNLVSGNYDNIMAGMSITDERKEVISFTQNYYPPTASAYVAASEDADIEGGVVAGQTATIQAGHVAESGATLIEFATPEETVAAVRNGEADAVFADKDYLVPIVEESGGELMFVGDDVPLGDGIGMGLRQSDTELRDTFDAVITEMKEDGSLNEMLKKWFGEDTNTYE; from the coding sequence ATGAAAAAGATTCTACTGGCAAGCGCCGCGCTCAGCATGACTGCTGGTTTCGCGATGGCCGAAGCTCATGGCAAAACCATCCGCATGGGCACCGAGGGCGCCTACCCCCCCTACAACTTCATCAACGACGCCGGCGAAGTCGACGGTTTCGAGCGTGAGCTGGGCGACGAGCTGTGCAAACGCGCCGAGCTGACCTGCGAATGGGTCAAAAACGACTGGGACAGCATCATCCCCAACCTCGTGTCGGGCAACTACGACAACATCATGGCCGGGATGAGCATCACCGACGAGCGGAAGGAAGTCATCTCCTTCACGCAGAACTACTATCCGCCGACCGCTTCCGCTTATGTTGCGGCCTCTGAGGATGCGGACATCGAAGGCGGTGTTGTTGCAGGTCAGACAGCGACCATCCAAGCTGGTCACGTTGCCGAAAGCGGTGCCACGCTGATCGAATTCGCGACCCCCGAAGAAACCGTCGCGGCCGTGCGCAACGGCGAAGCCGACGCGGTATTCGCTGACAAAGATTACCTCGTTCCGATCGTCGAGGAATCCGGCGGTGAGCTGATGTTCGTGGGCGACGATGTCCCGCTTGGCGATGGCATCGGCATGGGTCTGCGCCAGTCCGACACCGAACTGCGTGACACATTCGACGCTGTCATCACCGAGATGAAAGAAGACGGCTCGCTGAACGAGATGCTTAAAAAGTGGTTCGGCGAAGACACCAATACCTACGAGTGA
- a CDS encoding phasin family protein — translation MTKTPDMTAMFKDIMGAFPVDNAAMQDAFKNTASLNEKLSGVAFDAAEKSADISTAWTKETLSRLTEMTKVKAEPTDYAKAMTDFASASAESAAEHMAAFAEIAKKVQMDTVELMMSAGKEFQSDATAAATKTAENAQAAAKKSTVK, via the coding sequence ATGACCAAGACACCTGACATGACCGCGATGTTCAAAGACATTATGGGCGCTTTCCCCGTGGATAACGCCGCCATGCAAGACGCATTCAAAAACACCGCCTCCCTGAACGAGAAACTCTCGGGCGTTGCTTTTGACGCGGCTGAAAAATCGGCTGATATCTCCACCGCCTGGACCAAAGAAACTCTGTCCCGCCTGACCGAGATGACCAAAGTCAAAGCCGAGCCTACAGACTACGCCAAAGCGATGACCGATTTCGCTTCCGCCTCCGCTGAATCCGCGGCCGAGCATATGGCCGCCTTCGCCGAGATCGCGAAAAAGGTGCAGATGGACACTGTTGAGCTGATGATGTCGGCTGGCAAAGAGTTCCAGAGCGACGCGACTGCCGCAGCGACCAAGACAGCCGAGAACGCTCAGGCTGCTGCTAAGAAATCCACCGTGAAGTAA
- a CDS encoding ABC transporter permease, giving the protein MFSFCSDPSILNDWFWTACYLTTGVHMSFYMSFLKVLMLLAVTAPVALAFGFGGAMMARARFAPLSWVGKGYIALVRGVPDIAFFLFFVIALDQGIEYLRHKALCSDWDMPVRQGSDFVVCQAAKMPLGNAAQWVHETYGFGLAVFTFAIVFGAFAANVLFGAMRAVPRAQLETAEAYGMNHRQTFWRVLVPQMWVYALPGLSNLWMVLIKATPLLFLLGVEDIVYWARELGGTKTPRFTDYPHPDWRMWYFLGLLVFYLLFTRISEISLDRLMKRLTRGQATTGGEAQRRAGA; this is encoded by the coding sequence ATGTTTTCTTTCTGCTCTGACCCATCGATCCTGAACGACTGGTTCTGGACCGCCTGTTACCTGACAACCGGCGTTCATATGTCGTTCTACATGTCCTTCCTCAAGGTCTTGATGCTGCTTGCCGTGACCGCGCCTGTGGCGCTGGCCTTCGGCTTTGGCGGGGCCATGATGGCGCGTGCGCGTTTCGCGCCGCTGAGTTGGGTCGGCAAAGGCTATATCGCACTGGTGCGCGGTGTGCCGGATATCGCCTTCTTTCTGTTTTTCGTCATCGCCTTGGATCAGGGCATCGAATACCTGCGTCACAAGGCGCTCTGTTCCGATTGGGACATGCCGGTCCGCCAAGGCAGTGATTTCGTGGTCTGTCAGGCCGCCAAAATGCCTTTGGGCAATGCCGCGCAATGGGTGCATGAGACCTATGGTTTCGGCCTTGCGGTCTTTACCTTTGCCATCGTCTTCGGCGCTTTTGCGGCCAACGTCCTGTTCGGTGCCATGCGCGCCGTGCCCCGGGCGCAGCTTGAAACCGCCGAGGCTTACGGCATGAACCACCGCCAGACCTTCTGGCGGGTACTGGTGCCGCAGATGTGGGTCTATGCCCTGCCCGGTCTCAGCAACCTGTGGATGGTGCTGATCAAGGCCACGCCGCTGCTGTTTCTCCTGGGCGTCGAGGATATCGTCTATTGGGCGCGCGAACTGGGCGGCACCAAGACGCCACGCTTCACCGACTATCCGCACCCCGATTGGCGCATGTGGTACTTCCTCGGGCTGCTGGTATTCTACCTGCTCTTTACCCGGATTTCCGAGATTTCGTTGGACCGCCTGATGAAACGACTGACACGCGGCCAAGCCACCACCGGCGGCGAAGCCCAGCGGAGGGCCGGCGCATGA
- the phaR gene encoding polyhydroxyalkanoate synthesis repressor PhaR, whose translation MADKPKPLLIKRYASRRLYNTETSDYVTLEDIAGFIRDGREVQIVDLKSGDDLTRQYLLQIIAEHESRGEAVLPVDVLTDLVRSYMSGNVSVVPQFLQASFDMLRDGQSKVVENMSAMNPMAKMPGMEAMQAQQEAFMKAMTGGWAKSTAPEPPKQQAEQGDDLDAIKKQLAELQDKLSKLN comes from the coding sequence ATGGCGGACAAACCGAAGCCCTTGCTGATAAAACGCTATGCCAGCCGCAGGCTCTACAATACCGAGACAAGCGATTACGTCACCTTGGAGGATATCGCCGGTTTCATCCGCGATGGCCGTGAGGTTCAGATCGTCGACCTGAAGTCTGGCGATGACCTGACACGGCAATATCTGTTGCAAATCATCGCCGAACACGAAAGTCGGGGCGAAGCCGTCTTGCCGGTCGATGTGCTGACCGATCTGGTCCGCAGCTATATGTCGGGCAATGTTTCGGTGGTGCCGCAGTTCTTGCAGGCCTCTTTCGACATGCTCCGCGATGGGCAGAGCAAAGTGGTCGAAAACATGAGCGCGATGAACCCGATGGCCAAAATGCCCGGCATGGAAGCGATGCAGGCGCAGCAAGAAGCCTTCATGAAAGCGATGACAGGGGGCTGGGCCAAATCGACCGCGCCGGAACCACCCAAGCAGCAGGCCGAGCAGGGCGACGATCTGGATGCGATCAAAAAGCAGTTGGCCGAATTGCAAGACAAACTGTCAAAGCTGAACTGA
- a CDS encoding ABC transporter permease — protein sequence MSCLQTIQDYGLRSLGYGERLLPREGFTLCEQFTLIGSGMLWNIYFGVIALLTGFFFATALGVGKASPNPWFRKPAEWFIFIFRGSPLFIQFFFGYFLFLSLKSEYAFFAPFTAAWLGALIVLFLNTAAYSGEIFYGALQSIPKGDVEAADAYGLSGWSRFRRVIWPTSLRLAWPAYTNEAIFLFHATTLVFFSGFPAWQQRGDALYYASYFADKTFNPFVPYPILAGYFILLTLCIIGVFGLINSRLNRHLPQAQRRKIRLRPNLIR from the coding sequence ATGAGCTGTCTGCAAACGATTCAGGACTACGGTCTGCGCTCTCTTGGCTATGGTGAACGCCTGCTGCCGCGCGAGGGTTTCACGCTCTGCGAACAGTTCACGCTGATCGGCTCAGGGATGCTGTGGAACATCTACTTCGGCGTCATCGCCCTGCTGACAGGGTTCTTCTTTGCCACGGCGCTTGGCGTTGGAAAGGCCAGTCCGAACCCTTGGTTCCGCAAACCGGCGGAATGGTTCATCTTCATCTTCCGTGGCTCGCCGCTCTTCATCCAATTCTTCTTTGGCTACTTCCTGTTTCTGTCGCTAAAGTCCGAATACGCCTTTTTCGCTCCCTTCACCGCGGCATGGTTGGGGGCGCTGATCGTGCTCTTTCTCAACACTGCCGCATATTCGGGCGAAATTTTTTACGGCGCGCTGCAGTCCATCCCCAAGGGCGATGTCGAGGCCGCAGATGCCTATGGTCTGTCGGGCTGGTCGCGCTTTCGCCGGGTGATCTGGCCCACCTCGCTGCGCCTTGCCTGGCCCGCCTATACGAACGAGGCGATTTTTCTGTTTCACGCCACGACACTGGTGTTTTTCAGCGGTTTCCCGGCCTGGCAACAGCGCGGAGATGCGCTCTATTACGCCAGCTATTTTGCCGACAAAACCTTCAATCCCTTCGTGCCCTATCCCATTCTTGCCGGTTATTTCATCCTTCTGACGCTCTGCATCATTGGCGTCTTCGGTTTGATCAATTCCCGCCTAAACCGGCACCTGCCACAGGCCCAACGCCGTAAAATTCGCTTGCGTCCTAATTTGATCCGGTAG
- a CDS encoding DegT/DnrJ/EryC1/StrS family aminotransferase has product MALPDMHRAEHIPAEAEAAIAALLQSGDLFRYTAAKDAPVSLLEVEFAQMMGSEYALAVSSCSAALFLSLLALDLSKEASVLIPGFTFAAVPSAVIHAGCKPVLCEVGENYRVDLEDFAAKLPGVQAVIISHMRGHTSDMDAIMALCEAADVPVIEDAAHSLGTLWQGRKIGTIGKIGCFSFQSYKMINAGEGGILITDDADLVARAIIMSGAYEHNWKKHAALQDSFATWQNRLPLYNLRMSNLSAAIIRPQLSHLPRRVADGLRNHDHMAARLAASPLIDVPSPLPGETRAPDSIQFNLVGLPDATIRAFAAAAEATGVKVQVFGQSSDNARAFWNWQFIEDLPDLPRTRAMLMRACDVRLPVQLTLDEIDAVADVILAALADVVDAQAA; this is encoded by the coding sequence ATGGCTTTGCCCGACATGCACCGCGCCGAACATATCCCCGCTGAAGCCGAGGCTGCCATTGCGGCGCTTTTGCAAAGCGGCGATCTTTTTCGCTACACTGCGGCAAAGGACGCGCCCGTTTCCTTGCTGGAGGTCGAATTTGCACAGATGATGGGCAGCGAATATGCGCTGGCCGTTTCTTCATGCTCTGCCGCGCTGTTTCTGTCCTTGCTCGCCTTGGACCTGTCGAAAGAGGCGTCGGTGCTGATCCCCGGGTTTACTTTCGCCGCCGTGCCCTCTGCGGTGATCCACGCAGGCTGCAAGCCGGTGCTTTGCGAGGTGGGCGAGAATTACCGCGTCGATCTTGAGGATTTCGCCGCCAAATTGCCCGGTGTTCAGGCTGTGATCATCAGCCATATGCGCGGGCACACTTCGGATATGGATGCGATCATGGCGCTTTGCGAAGCCGCCGATGTGCCGGTGATCGAAGACGCCGCCCATTCGCTGGGTACGCTTTGGCAGGGGCGAAAGATTGGCACGATTGGCAAAATCGGCTGTTTCTCTTTTCAGTCCTACAAGATGATCAACGCCGGCGAAGGGGGCATCCTGATCACCGATGATGCCGATTTGGTGGCCCGTGCCATCATCATGTCGGGCGCCTATGAGCATAATTGGAAGAAACACGCAGCCCTGCAAGACAGCTTTGCCACGTGGCAGAACCGACTGCCGCTTTACAATCTGCGCATGTCGAACCTGTCGGCGGCGATCATCCGCCCGCAACTGTCGCATCTGCCGCGCCGGGTGGCGGATGGGCTGCGCAATCATGATCACATGGCCGCGCGGCTGGCGGCCTCACCGTTGATCGATGTGCCAAGCCCCCTGCCCGGAGAGACCCGCGCGCCGGATTCGATCCAGTTCAATCTGGTGGGCCTGCCCGATGCCACGATCCGCGCCTTCGCCGCGGCGGCTGAAGCGACGGGTGTGAAGGTGCAGGTCTTTGGCCAGAGCAGCGATAACGCCCGGGCTTTTTGGAACTGGCAATTCATCGAAGACCTGCCTGACCTGCCGCGTACCCGCGCCATGTTGATGCGGGCCTGTGACGTGCGCCTGCCGGTTCAGTTGACGCTGGATGAGATCGACGCTGTGGCGGATGTGATCTTGGCGGCGCTGGCCGATGTGGTTGATGCGCAGGCTGCATAG
- a CDS encoding ABC transporter ATP-binding protein, translating to MTTDTPVLQIKNLHKAYGSLEVLKGVDLTAPRGHVISLIGSSGSGKSTLLRCCNLLEDSQQGEVIFKGEPVRWKGNGHHRCPADAKQVLRIRTNLSMVFQQFNLWAHMSILQNVMEAPLTVLGRDRAEVERAARGYLEKVGIGDKCDVYPAQLSGGQQQRAAIARALCMEPEALLFDEPTSALDPELEQEVVKVIKDLAAEGRTMVIVTHDMKLAADVSDHVVFLHKGLIEEQGTPEEVFGAPKSERLRGFLSATQPA from the coding sequence GTGACGACAGATACCCCGGTTCTCCAGATCAAGAACCTTCACAAAGCCTATGGCTCGCTGGAGGTTCTCAAAGGGGTCGATCTGACCGCCCCGCGTGGCCATGTGATCTCGCTGATCGGCTCTTCAGGCTCTGGTAAATCGACCTTGCTGCGCTGCTGCAACCTGTTGGAAGACAGCCAACAGGGCGAGGTGATTTTCAAAGGCGAACCGGTGCGGTGGAAAGGCAACGGCCACCACCGCTGCCCGGCGGATGCCAAACAGGTGCTGCGCATCCGCACCAACCTGTCGATGGTCTTCCAGCAGTTCAACCTCTGGGCGCATATGTCGATCCTGCAAAACGTCATGGAAGCGCCGCTGACCGTGCTGGGCCGCGACCGGGCAGAGGTAGAGCGCGCCGCGCGCGGCTATCTTGAAAAGGTCGGGATCGGTGACAAATGCGATGTCTACCCCGCCCAACTGTCCGGCGGCCAGCAACAGCGCGCCGCCATTGCCCGTGCACTCTGCATGGAGCCCGAGGCGCTGCTGTTTGATGAGCCGACCAGCGCGCTCGACCCCGAGCTGGAGCAGGAAGTCGTCAAAGTTATCAAGGATCTGGCCGCAGAGGGGCGCACGATGGTGATCGTGACCCACGATATGAAACTGGCGGCTGACGTCAGCGATCATGTCGTCTTTTTGCACAAAGGTCTGATCGAAGAACAAGGGACGCCGGAAGAAGTCTTCGGCGCGCCCAAATCGGAACGTCTGCGTGGGTTCCTTTCGGCAACCCAGCCTGCGTAA
- a CDS encoding type 1 glutamine amidotransferase: MKIGILQTGHSPDDFREQLGDYGEMFTKLLDGHDFDFQIWSVVDGILPEGVDEADGWLITGSKHGAYEDHDWIPPLEDFIRETYADGRPMIGVCFGHQVIAQALGGKVEKFTGGWSIGRTEYDMDGDKLALNAWHQDQVVELPEGAKVVASSDFCPYAALAYDNRIWTVQPHPEFGHDFIDGLIKTRGKGVVPDHQLEQATAALGGPIDNQKIADQMAAFFKDNRKERA, from the coding sequence ATGAAAATCGGCATTCTTCAAACCGGCCATTCTCCCGACGACTTCCGCGAACAGCTGGGCGACTATGGCGAAATGTTCACCAAGCTGCTGGACGGTCATGACTTTGACTTTCAAATCTGGTCGGTCGTCGATGGGATCTTGCCCGAAGGGGTGGATGAAGCCGATGGCTGGCTCATCACCGGGTCCAAACACGGCGCTTACGAGGATCACGACTGGATCCCGCCGCTGGAAGACTTCATCCGCGAAACCTATGCCGATGGCCGCCCGATGATTGGCGTCTGTTTTGGCCATCAGGTCATCGCCCAAGCGCTTGGCGGCAAGGTCGAAAAGTTCACCGGCGGCTGGTCGATCGGCCGCACTGAATACGACATGGACGGAGACAAGCTGGCCCTCAACGCATGGCATCAGGATCAGGTTGTCGAACTGCCCGAAGGTGCCAAGGTCGTCGCCTCATCTGATTTCTGCCCCTATGCGGCGCTGGCCTATGACAACCGCATCTGGACGGTTCAGCCTCACCCCGAGTTCGGTCATGATTTCATCGACGGCTTGATCAAAACCCGTGGCAAAGGCGTGGTGCCGGACCACCAGCTTGAACAGGCGACCGCCGCGCTTGGTGGCCCCATTGATAACCAAAAAATCGCGGACCAAATGGCCGCATTCTTCAAAGACAACAGGAAAGAGAGGGCCTGA